The sequence CAAAAACATCCGCACTATTTGCAACCAGAAACACTAAGCCCCCTCCAAAAAGAGGTTAACCACAAACACTAAACTCTTCAAAAAAGTTAATAATCGCACTAACCATAAAAACCTTTTAAGCAGAAGCAGGAGTTACGAAAAATCAGAATTTACTAAACAATTGTATATGTATGTCAACTTACAGACTTTACTACAACATCATGTGTTGGAGAAAACTTCCTAAaactagaaataaaaaaataaaaaaggttaaaatattttatagaaagAACCGTTCAGTAgtcaattaaaatattaattatatgtcACGGTAATGCCGTTccgaactttttaaaaattacacaCATAGGTTTTTAAGTAGTACCACTCGCATAtccccttctctctctctctctctatttcattCAGTCCATCTCATGGATCGATGCCAAGAACAGAAACCCTAGTTCCTCTCTCTCgattgttaatatttttatgaagTCTTACAGTCTCCGGTATGTTCTGTTCTtcggttcttttttttttgtttggttgttATGGTTGATGTTGTTGCTGGTTCCACACGTGTTCTTCGCagctttaattttatttttagaaaattcgcGTTTCTATTAATCGTTTTGTTGATTTTTCCGGTTTTTGTGGAGCTGACTGTTTCCTCTAAAGCCCCATCTTTTTTTCTGTTTCCTTGTTCTACCGTTTATTGCAATTTCCAGGATCGTTGTCTGAGTaatttttctgttttgtttttctttaaaaaaatataatttttctggGTTAAGATCCTTTCTTAGAGCTAAGGTAATTTTCTTAATCagttttgataatttttattttgtttttttcatccaatcaatcattttttttttaattcagaaGAAGAAAGGCAAGAGATTGAGTTAAGATAATTTCATGATGTATATGTATGTGTGTTTCTTGGTACTGATTCCATTTGTTTCTGGGATTTTTTCCTAGCTCAGAGTTATCAGGTGAGGGTTGATCATGGATGTGACCGAGCTCGAGGAGAATCTCTTCGCTGCTAGCGATGCCAAGGTTCCTTTTCCTAATCAAATGTTTTGGATTGCTTTTGTTTTTCCATGTTTAACTCAGAGAACCATTGTATCCTTATCTAATTTTTAAGATTGATGAGTTTGGTGTTGAGATGTATGTTCTTGTTGTTTGATGGTGTATGTTTATTTGAAACGCAGTTACATGGAGATATGTGTAAGGAGCTATCAGGAGTTCTCTGTAAGGTACTCTCAATCTTCCCGTCGTTGGAAGGAGCAAGGCCTAGGAGTAAATCAGGGATTCAAGCCTTATGCTCTTTACATATTGCACTTGAGAAGGCAAAGAATATTCTTCAGCACTGTTCCGAGTCTAGTAAGCTTTACTTGGTGCGTCTTTTCCTCTTTAGTCTTTATTCCCTTCTCTCGCTCTTTGGACGAGCTTTAcgcattctcttttttttttttgtgtgtgtgttttgatttcttttaatattttattgcaTTCTCCAATCCAAACAGGCCATTACAGGGGATGCTGTCCTTTTAAAGTTTGAGAAAGCCAAAGTTGCTCTCATCAACAGTCTTAAACGTGTTGAAGACATTGTTCCTAGCTCTATTGGGTCTCaggtactcttttttttttcttttaatatttactTCACTACACATTGTTTCGTTGTAATGATTCAGACAAGTCCACGTGACCAAGTCTCTTGTTGCTTGATAATAATGTTTGTCTGTAGAGATCTGATTAGTACAGTTTTCTATTGaaatttctttcagattttggaaATAGTTGGTGAGCTAGAGAACACTAGGTTCTTGCTTGATCCATCAGAGAaggaagtgggtgatcagatcATTGCGCTGCTCCAGCAAGGGAAAAAGTCTGACAACTGTAATGACAACACAGAGCTTGAGATTTTCCACAAGGCGGCTACAAGACTCAGCATCACTTCTTCTAGAGTGGCTCTGGCGGAAAGACGGGCACTGAAGAAGCTCATCGACAGGGCACGCGCAGAGGAGGACAAGCGCAAGGAATCAATCGTGGCTTATCTGTTGCATCTTATGAGAAAATGCTCCAAGCTATTCAGAAGTGAGATCTTGGATGAGAATGACTCCTCTCAGGGCTCAGCACCGTGTTCTCCCACTGTTCAAGAAGAGAATGGGAGTGTTCATGGGTTTGGTCGTCAGCTGTCTAGGTTTGGCTCCATGAACTTCAAGCCCATCAACAGTCCGAGATCAGGACAGATGCCTGTTCCACCTGAAGAACTGAGATGCCCTATATCTCTGCAGCTTATGTGTGATCCTGTCATTATTGCTTCAGGGCAGACTTATGAACGGGTTTGTATTGAGAAATGGTTTAGTGATGGGCACAACACTTGCCCAAAGACTCAGCAACAGCTCCCACATCTCTCCTTAACTCCCAATAACTGTGTTAAAGGTCTTATTGCAAGCTGGTGTGAACAGAACGGGACTCAAATCCCGAGCGGACCTCCGGAATCTCTAGACCTCGACTACTGGACACTAGCTCTCTCTGGCTCCGAGTCCACCAACTCAAAGTCAGTAAACAGTATAGGCTCGTGTAATATGAAGGGAATACAAAATGGTACTACTGTTGTGGAACAACAATACACAGAAGAAAGTTTTGTGtctgataatgatgatgatggtaaGGAGGATTCTGACATGAATGTGCTTGAGAGATATCAAGATCTATTGGCTGTGTTAAACGAAGAGGAGGACTTGGATAAAAAAGGAAAGGTTGTGGAAAAGGTCAGGCTATTGCTGAAGGATGATGAAGAGGCCAGGATCTTCATGGGAGCAAATGGGTTTGTTGAAGCTTTGTTGAGGTTCTTAGGATCGGCTGTAGATGAGAATAATGCGGCAGCGCAGGAAAGAGGAGCTATGGCTTTGTTCAACTTAGCCGTCAACAATAACAGGTTAGTATCTCCTGCTACTGTCGGTAATaactaggcctgggcattcagGAGCTTCCTCGTCGGATTTTCGGTTCGGTTGATTCGGATTTTTTGGTATTATGCCATAAGACTATTCGGGTTTTACTAATTATCGGGTTGGGTTCGGTTCTGGCGGATTATAACCAATGTCTAAAATCGctcgaaatatttttttaaactaaaaaagattgagaaaaaatactcaaaatatataagttattcacaaatctaattaaaaactagTTAAACTATCTAAACTAACTAAAAAGTATCCAAGATgacaaataaaacaaactacaaaaatctttaaaatgcTTTAAAACATCTAAATTACCTTAAGATATATtaaaacattaacatatttaactaatttggGATATTTTCGGATTGTGTCTTTCTCATTATGTGTTGTCTTTTTCATGTTCTTCAGGAACAAAGAGTTGATGTTAACTTCTGGGGTTATACCTCTACTAGAGAAAATGATATCTTCTTCCGAGTCCCATGGTCCAGCAACTGCGCTGTATTTGAATCTTTCATGTCTTGAAGAAGCCAAACCCGTGATAGGTTCAAGCCAAGCAGTGCCTTTCCTTGTCCATATTCTTCAAGGGGAAGCTGAAAACCAATGCAAGCTCGATGCTCTCCACGCCATCTACAACCTGTCCACATATCCTCCCAACATCTCTGCCCTCCTTTCATCCAACATCATCAAGACCCTCCAAGGCCTTCTCGCATCAACAGTTGAACATCTGTGGATCGACAAGTCATTAGCCATATTACTAAACCTTGCTTCGAGCCAACAGGGTAAAGATGAGGCGGTGTCATCACAAGGCATGATCAGCAGTCTAGCAACAGTGCTTGACATGGGTGACACAACGCAGCAAGAGCAAGCTGTTTCATGTCTTTTGATTCTATGCAACGGAAGAGAGTCTTGTATCCAGATGGTGCTACAAGAAGGTGTGATACCATCGTTAGTGTCAATCTCAGTGAACGGGACTACGCGAGGCAGAGAGAAGTCTCAGAAGCTTCTAATGCTGTTCAGGGAACAGCGGCAGCAACGGGACCAGCCATCACTGAAGAGAGATGAGGAGCCGCCATCACAGAAGGAAGCTTCCAGGAAGTCTCTGTCGGCACCAATGTATGTCCATGAATCACCAGCTCAACCTTCAGCTTCAGGTCCGGAATTTGAACCAAGAGTCTTGTCGAAATCGATGTCGAGAAGAAAGTCGTTGGCAAGGCCGTTTAGTTTCTTCTGGAAGAAAAGCTACTCGACTCGCCAGTGAGTGAGGGAGTGAATGAATGATATGAACAGCCTTTGTATGTAaagctttgtttttgtttttcttcttacaAGTTACAAAACGTCATCTCATAGAGAAGAAGATATGTACAGGCCACAATGTGACTACACTCGATTTTGCTGCTTTTTTTGGTTAGCCAAAAAGAAGAATGTATATGAATGaagttaataaataataaaagtataaaacaaaACCACAATGTTATAGTATAACATAACTACAAAAGCctgttccaaattatatatataacaattaatattttcttttgtcaactACTCAGTCTCAGACTAACTAGACCAAGTTCAAAATGTTGAAAATTTTACTTTGTATGGATTTTTCTCAAATTACTCTTGAAttagttattaatataatttgtgAGAAGTTCCCAATGTGGATGTCTTTATGTTCCTCtgtttaataaaacaaaaagaatttcACTAAGTTAATGGTAacttaaaatatgatattaagttattaaataatttacaaaGAGATGAACAGAAAAGTTATAGAGGTGGGGGAGTAGGACAACATAGTCTACTAGTTTGTGTTAGTGTTGTTGTTTTGGAACCGTATATGAGAGTTAAAAGACCTCTCAGGTGGTGGTCTCGTAGGAATCAGAACGAGAGCATGTGAGCGAATCAGCGCTTCGACTACTTCTTTTCATGGGCTTCTGGATCCAACCGTTCTCAAACAGATCCAAGATAGGATCTCCCTGGTTGCTGCTGCTGCGACCGGTGCTTCCTCCACCATCTTCACCGCTGCTTCCTCTCTGTAACGCCTCCTTGTAACTCACTCTTTTCCCATCATTCTCCAGTTTCATCTCTTCTTCAGACATTGATCCTGTTCTGCTAAAACTGCTATCCACCGTGATCTCTTTCTCGTTTGTCCCCTTGTTCTTATCCCTCCAATGGCCTAACACGTTCACGAGAGAATCAACCCAGTAAAGTGCTTGAACCAGGATCATGTCCACCCACGCGGCTCTGTTCATCATTCTTGGAAGCTTCTCAAGAAACGTGTCGAGTTTTATAGGCAGAGACTCTGCTGCGGTTAGAAAACCGGAGGTCTTGTGGAAGAAGAAGGTGGTTGAAGGGAAGTAAGCCTCGATTGCGAGGATGTGGTCGTCGGCTACGGAGAGGATTGCGAGAAAGTGGCGACGGAAGGGACTTGTCATGGAGGCGAAGAAGAGAAGGAGTTGGAAGAGTTTCTGCACGAGGAAGGAGGCAGGATTGGTCGGAGTCTTGGTTCTTGTGTAAAGGACGCGAGACATGGAGAGTATGGTAGCACCACAGGTCTCAAGAGGCCGAGGTCGTGGTATCTTTCTCGCTGTTTGTTCCTGCCATAATccataataacaaaataaaacaaaataagatgGCAAGAGAATTCGAGAAATGAACAGGGAAAAAGTACATACCATCTTAAGATGAGGAATGAATGAATGGAATGCTGATGCAAATTCAGAGGAGAATAGTTCTTTGTAATTTTTCCAGGAAAATGTTGAGAATTTTGTTCTTTTCGTATTGGTTTGAGCATTTTATAGGTAGCTGCTTTAAACGTTAAGGGGAAAGTGAGCGGTTAAACTCGATTTCAGCTGGAAGGTTTTTTGAATTAGCGGTTAcgcttttttcttctttctatcCCATCTTCGTAGCTAAattacttctttttttctttatccgGGCAACGGGCCAATAGTCTTTTTGAGTAAAATTTcacttacatttttttttttttgaaaccaaattTAACTAACATTTCTACATCAATATTTCTATACCAGGAAATTTATGTTTCGAATCCCAGAAAAACTATTTATTAGTAGTTATACAGATTAATAGACAAAAAAATTTACCATTTTTTTATGATACGTAAATATAATCATTAACCTCATatctttataaaatgttttgtgGTGTTATAAgtagaaattttgaaattaaaaactcTATTAATCATCGaatttgatatgtttttttttttgaatttgataAGTTAACCGAGAAGTTGTGTTCTTTGTAGTGCTGGAAAGCGAGTTAAATCCACGTCATTTAACTCACTCCGCATAATCCACACATTGTTGATCCACACCAGTTCTCTTAAAAATTGTAGATAACTTGCAAGACTTATGGGtaattttcattttctaaaataattattttaatcatattttaattatttatttcataaataatattaattatatatgtagttAGAATAACATAATTATTGAAGTTTATATACTctttctatgattttttttttaaatttataagttGTGGATACCCGCAATTCAAATTAAGCCAATTCACAATTGTtctacaaaaaaacaaattgacCCATAAATCAAATTTCTTCAGTTCTATTAAGTTAGGGTGTGTTTGGCTATTAGTGTAGATGATCTTCGCAGCCACAAATACTTATAGcccaaatttaaagatttttaaaaattaaaaattaaaaatttagatccaaagcaaaaaaaaaaaatcatagtaaTATTTCTACGGCCAAAAATGAAATCACAACTCTTAACAGATCAAACGAGGCGTAATGTAACAATTTTTGGCATTAAATATTTACACAATGACGAAATGTAACAATTTTTGGCATTAAATATTTAAGGGATCaacaataaaaatgttatttctttAAATTGATGGCAAGCATTAGCTACCACTCCTTTTCAAATTGTTCTCTTAACAGTACTAAGAAAGAGAATTTTTACACTTCCACAAAGAAATGGGAATATACCTTACCTCTCTCACAAAGTAACAACCAatttacaataatgaagatatACTTTAGAGAAACTACAATAAAGCAAACTATTACACAAGAAAAGTAAATATATCATTAATAGTAtctgaaaattaaaaacaaaaaaatcaaaatatacttTTGATTTATCTAACTTTCTCAAAGTTTATTTTGTTGTCACCATACATGATACAAAGTTTCCTTATGTTGGCACTGCTGAAGTTATATTGTCATAATGAGCATAtgtaattttagtatttttctgaataaaactagaatatatatatacattatatatatatatatattaaatatatcagTTACACTCACAATGTTGAATGTTACacataaacaaattatataaacatGGAAAACAATTATTTGGTATAAAAGATTtgatttaccaaaaaaaaaaggatttgaTTACCATAAAAATGGTATCATACTtggaaaaaaacaaatatttttttttgaacaaaaaaaaaaaagaaggtgtAATTAGGTGGGGATCCTTTGTATAAATACACGAAAACTACCCACCATTTTGCTTCCCCTCTTGTCTCTCAAAAATTTCAATCTCTCTTAACATCATAGATTGATTCACACATACATATATCCATATATTCGTGTATGTTATACATATAATACACATGGAATTGTGGGTTTAGCTGAAAAAGTAGAAAGAATGGAAGGAAGAAAAGAGAGCGGTTCATCTTCTCCATCATTAACATCTCAGCTTTTTGGCTCGAGAGAtaatcctcctcctccttcttcttcttattcctcTTGGATTTTCGGATCCATTTTTGCTCCTCCTTTAAAGGTGAGTTTCCTTTCTCCAAAAGCttcgattttttttgtttgatttggcGTATCCATTAATTGCTGAAGATTTCCAATTTCGTTGGGAATGaatttggaaattttttaattattctaatTTTATCATAGcggaattaattttatttttttgttcgtattcatagtttttcttttgttcctctGTTTGCAAAAAGGATTAATTTTGAAAAGgtagatcatttttttttaaaaaaaagtggaAGACCCTACACAAGATTAAGAATAAGAAGAGTTTTCGTGATTGGTAGCTTGGTGCACAAGTTTCTCTAATCCAAATTAACACTATTCTGCTCAGATTTAGAAATTTGATGGATGTGTTCTTTTGTTTCATTAGGTTATGGGATGAGAGACTGGAACTGGTGGCAGTGGTGGCTGGAACGACAAATCCTCAAATTAACCTAATGAAACAAAAGGACACACccatcaaattttaaaatctgaGCAGAATAGTGTTAAATTTTGATTAGAGAAACTTGTGTGTCAAATCACCAATCACGAAAACTCTTCTTATTCTTAATTTGGGGTTGTGGGGTCTTCCACTTAAAAAAATGGTCtactttttcaaaattaatctttttttttttattttgcaaacagaggaacaaaagaaaaactatgaaTACAAACTAAAAGATCAAATCAATTCCGCTATGATAAAATCAGAATAATTCGAAAAATTTCAAATCTATTCCTAACGAAATTGGAAATCTTTAGCAATTAATCGATACgccaaatcaaacaaaaaaaatcgaaGCTTTTGCATAAAGGAATCTCACCTTAGAAGGAGGAGAAAAAATGGAtctgaaaattcaaaaagaagaagaaggaaaaggAGGAGGATTATCTCTACAGCCAAAAAACTGAGAGGTTAATGATGGAAAAGAATACGAACCACTCTCCTTTCTTCCTTtcattctttctattttttcagCTAAACCCACAATTTCCTCTGTATTATAtgtataacatatacaaatatatgGAGACGTGTATGTGTGAATTAATCTATGATGTTAAGAGAGATTGAAATTTCTGAGAGACAAGAGGGGAATCAAAAGGGTGGGtagttttcatatatttataccAAGGATCCTCACCTAATTAcgcttttatttttatattttatatttgtgtttttttccaAGTATGATAACGTTTTTAGGGAAATCAAGTCTTTTTTTTGGGAAATCAAatcttttatatcaaataattgttttccatgtttatataattttcttatgtGTAACATTCAACATTGTGAGTGTAACTGatatatttaatgtatatatattctaGTTTTATTcagtaaaatactaaaattacaTGCTAATTATGACAATAAAACTTTTGCAGTGCCAACGTAAGAAAATTTTGTATCATGTACGGTGACAACAAAATAAACTTTGAGAAAGTTAGATATTCCCTATATATTAACCGATGATCATTTAAaaagtttgtactaattaaaaagacTATGCTTAGGTGTCACTTAATTAGTATGTCAATTTAGCGTACAATGCAGcttaaaaatcaattaaaaaaatgttggtcCGAATCCAATTACTagaaaacattatattaacctaaaatataagaagcgtgtattttttctttaaataaaagttacagaattaaattacctaatatgattaatatatatatgataattaatgactatgaataataaaaatttaataacaatttttgcatttttctttatttttgtttaattttatattctgaaaaaaacaaaacaatcacattaaccatataagaaaaaaaaattagattttttcttatatgttacattttaaaattttaaaaatgactttaaattacataaatgaggaaaccttatattttatattttaaaatatttaaaacgactttaaattacaaaataaggaaaccttatatgttagatttttgAGAAATTCCTTAGGATAacactttttaaatttttgcaCAAAAATAGtcttaatgaagaaaatgacccaaaataagttttattaaacagtaaaaatatagggttaactaatctagacttagactttagagttaaggggtggggttttggggatagggtttcaatttttttaaaataaaaaaattaaattttaaattttcaaaataaaaatgagctATTTTGGCCATTTTCTTTTTGAGGGCTaatttaaaacgactttaaattacaaaaatgtaagttttccttAAGCATATGACTAAAagcattaaaatgacatgtattaattcgatggttgatcttaaacctttcaaaaccatatggaatataaaagttaaaataattcaactgtGAAAACAGTACTGTTCAatttttttcaagaatgtgttcggtggaaaaaataaggttttttgtatcataatttgtttaatatccAATCCGATCAATCCATGATATAATAATTATAGTTTAATttcacaatttttaataaaaattgaccCTGTCCATcggaaagaaattatataataacaataaaaaatattatatatgtataaataaaataatcaaatatataaatttttttttatcaataatatatacaaataaactcacTGGGCATGTCTTATCCTATCCTAGTATCAAaagtatattttgatttttttttgtttttaattttcagatactattttattgttatgatatatttatttgtcTTGTGTAATAGTTTGCTTTGTTGTAGTTTCTCTAAGGTATATCTTCATTATCATGTACGAATCTATGACACACGCATCTACGCGTTAAACTTATTGAAAACACGAGACTGTGAAGCTGTGCGAATCACAGACAGTCAACTTAATCTCTTACCCAGTCAGGTTTTGTCCGGACATCGATCTGTCTCTGTCCGTAGACTTCCTCCTTTCCTGATTAGATTTGGAAGGAGAAATGAAGTTGCTGCCGCGGGAGATCGAGAAGTTAGGTCTTCATCAAGCTGGTTTCCTTGCTCAGAAGCGTCTTGCTCGTGGTATTAGACTCAATTACACTGAAGCTGTAGCCCTCATTGCCACTCAGGTATCCTCTGTTTCGACATAGATAGAGTCAATATGTATACTAGTTAGTGCCTCATCATTTGAATTGTTTTTGTTCAAAACTGGTTGTGTAGATTCTTGAGTTTGTTCGTGATGGTGATAAAAGCGTGGCTGAGCTCATGGAACTTGGCAGACAACTATTAGGAAGGTGATATAGGATGATGAACGCTATATATAAGTCAACGATGATTCTTTAATCTTGAATACACTATTTGCATTCTTGTTTGTAACAGGAGACAGGTTCTTCCTCCTGTCGTACATCTTCTGTATACAGTTCAGGTGTTTGTTTCATTAATtctcaatttctttttttcttatgttgCTTGATTTTTGGCTTTTCTTTAGGACGTGTGTCAAGTTTGTTGTAACTTGTTAAGGTGCTTTTAGGTCGAAGGGACATTTCATGATGGTACAAAGCTAATCACCGTTCATGAACCCATTTCTCGTGAAGACGGGAACCTTGAACTAGCTTTACATGGATCTTTCCTTCCAGGTTCGTGGTTTTGATCGTTTTCATTCTACGGCttatcttttaattttcttGGAACACTGCTCAGAGTGAATACTTCTTGAGGTCATTCCAGATTTTAAATTAGCCTAATATCTCATCCCTACATTGTTGTATGtggattgaattttttttcctacACAAAAGTGTGTTCTTCTATGCGTTAGAAGCTTAGGAGAAACCAACTTAGGTTATCTATTTCATGCCAAACAGCAGttaataaatattgtttatgtGGAGAGGttatgatatgatcatggatcGGTTTCGCAGTCCCTTCACTGGATAAATTTCCTGAAGCTCAGGATGAAGTGATTCCTGGCAATATAACATATGGAGATGGaagtataataataaatcatgGAAGGAAAGCTATAGTCTTGAAGGTCGTCAACACTGGGGACAGACCAGTACAGGTCTCTTCATTTTCTACTCAACTCTCAATTGTTTTATAAAGATAAAGTTCAttttcacttaatttttcaGTCTCTCTTTTCAGGTTGGGAGTCACTACCATTTCATTG comes from Brassica rapa cultivar Chiifu-401-42 chromosome A02, CAAS_Brap_v3.01, whole genome shotgun sequence and encodes:
- the LOC103852408 gene encoding uncharacterized protein LOC103852408, which codes for MEQTARKIPRPRPLETCGATILSMSRVLYTRTKTPTNPASFLVQKLFQLLLFFASMTSPFRRHFLAILSVADDHILAIEAYFPSTTFFFHKTSGFLTAAESLPIKLDTFLEKLPRMMNRAAWVDMILVQALYWVDSLVNVLGHWRDKNKGTNEKEITVDSSFSRTGSMSEEEMKLENDGKRVSYKEALQRGSSGEDGGGSTGRSSSNQGDPILDLFENGWIQKPMKRSSRSADSLTCSRSDSYETTT
- the LOC103852407 gene encoding U-box domain-containing protein 7, which produces MDVTELEENLFAASDAKLHGDMCKELSGVLCKVLSIFPSLEGARPRSKSGIQALCSLHIALEKAKNILQHCSESSKLYLAITGDAVLLKFEKAKVALINSLKRVEDIVPSSIGSQILEIVGELENTRFLLDPSEKEVGDQIIALLQQGKKSDNCNDNTELEIFHKAATRLSITSSRVALAERRALKKLIDRARAEEDKRKESIVAYLLHLMRKCSKLFRSEILDENDSSQGSAPCSPTVQEENGSVHGFGRQLSRFGSMNFKPINSPRSGQMPVPPEELRCPISLQLMCDPVIIASGQTYERVCIEKWFSDGHNTCPKTQQQLPHLSLTPNNCVKGLIASWCEQNGTQIPSGPPESLDLDYWTLALSGSESTNSKSVNSIGSCNMKGIQNGTTVVEQQYTEESFVSDNDDDGKEDSDMNVLERYQDLLAVLNEEEDLDKKGKVVEKVRLLLKDDEEARIFMGANGFVEALLRFLGSAVDENNAAAQERGAMALFNLAVNNNRNKELMLTSGVIPLLEKMISSSESHGPATALYLNLSCLEEAKPVIGSSQAVPFLVHILQGEAENQCKLDALHAIYNLSTYPPNISALLSSNIIKTLQGLLASTVEHLWIDKSLAILLNLASSQQGKDEAVSSQGMISSLATVLDMGDTTQQEQAVSCLLILCNGRESCIQMVLQEGVIPSLVSISVNGTTRGREKSQKLLMLFREQRQQRDQPSLKRDEEPPSQKEASRKSLSAPMYVHESPAQPSASGPEFEPRVLSKSMSRRKSLARPFSFFWKKSYSTRQ